In one window of Labilithrix sp. DNA:
- a CDS encoding PLP-dependent transferase, with amino-acid sequence MSAGSTLRPDTLCIHAGQEPDPNHGAVMTPIVLASTFAQDGPAVFRGPYDYSRAGNPTRTALEGCLAGLEGAKHGLAFGSGCAATTALLMTLKTGDHVLCSDDVYGGTFRIFDKVMKQWGLDASFIDMSDPAKVREAVRPNTKMIWLETPSNPMLKIIDIAAVADVAKKAGAVLVVDNTFATPMLQRPLDLGAAVAVHSTTKYLNGHSDVVGGAVLTSDDALADKVRFLQKSTGGVPSPFDCYMVLRGLKTLGVRMRQHVQSAQTLVEHLGKQKLVAKVFYPGLKEHGGHAVAAKQMKGPGGMITFDLRVGSKGTAPSAAFLKALQVFTCAESLGGVESLAELPAIMTHASLTPEARKDLGIGDGLIRLSVGLEDVEDLKEDLDRGFRAMEAAL; translated from the coding sequence ATGTCCGCCGGTAGCACGCTGAGGCCCGACACGCTTTGCATCCACGCCGGGCAGGAGCCCGATCCGAACCACGGCGCGGTGATGACGCCGATCGTCCTCGCGAGCACGTTCGCGCAGGACGGGCCCGCCGTGTTCCGCGGACCGTACGACTACTCGCGCGCGGGTAACCCGACCCGCACCGCGCTCGAGGGCTGCCTCGCCGGCCTCGAAGGCGCGAAGCACGGGCTCGCGTTCGGGAGCGGGTGCGCCGCGACGACCGCGCTCCTGATGACGCTGAAGACCGGCGACCACGTGCTGTGCAGCGACGACGTCTACGGCGGCACGTTCCGCATCTTCGACAAGGTCATGAAGCAGTGGGGCCTCGACGCGTCGTTCATCGACATGAGCGATCCGGCGAAGGTCCGCGAGGCGGTGCGCCCCAACACGAAGATGATCTGGCTCGAGACGCCCTCGAACCCGATGCTGAAGATCATCGACATCGCCGCCGTCGCCGACGTCGCGAAGAAGGCGGGCGCCGTGCTCGTCGTCGACAACACGTTCGCGACGCCGATGCTGCAGCGCCCGCTCGACCTCGGCGCGGCGGTAGCGGTCCACTCCACCACGAAGTACCTGAACGGCCACTCCGACGTCGTCGGCGGCGCCGTCCTCACGAGCGACGACGCGCTCGCGGACAAGGTCCGCTTCCTCCAAAAGTCGACCGGCGGCGTCCCCTCCCCGTTCGATTGCTACATGGTCCTCCGCGGGCTGAAGACGCTCGGCGTGCGCATGCGCCAGCACGTCCAGAGCGCGCAGACGCTGGTGGAGCACCTCGGCAAGCAGAAGCTCGTCGCGAAGGTGTTCTACCCCGGCCTGAAGGAGCACGGCGGCCACGCCGTCGCGGCGAAGCAGATGAAGGGCCCCGGCGGGATGATCACGTTCGACCTCCGCGTCGGGAGCAAAGGCACCGCCCCCTCGGCCGCGTTCCTGAAGGCGCTCCAGGTCTTCACGTGCGCCGAGAGCCTCGGTGGGGTCGAGTCCCTCGCCGAGCTCCCCGCCATCATGACCCACGCGAGCCTGACGCCGGAGGCCCGGAAAGACCTGGGAATCGGGGACGGGCTCATCCGGCTGAGCGTCGGCCTCGAGGACGTGGAGGACCTGAAGGAGGACCTCGACCGGGGATTCCGCGCCATGGAAGCGGCCCTCTGA
- a CDS encoding alpha/beta fold hydrolase, producing MMTPATLRQHVTETISTFREVVLMPRDIAPSVPAGLKHEDDVIVMVHGFFASAGVWRPMKRALAYGTGAQVASFSHAPGVGVDRIARSLARLVERVPAGCRVHLIGHSLGGLVARHYVQELGGHTRVAQTISLGSPFGGTTRAHPFPFLVGRDLSHRSPLLARLRERAHVHDVPHTSFVGDGDIMVVPAESAVFPRGDVVVLPKCGHNTLLFHRESIAQVVDRVRAVQEQARRLREG from the coding sequence ATGATGACACCCGCCACCCTGCGCCAGCACGTGACGGAGACCATCTCGACGTTCCGCGAAGTGGTCCTCATGCCGCGCGACATCGCGCCGTCGGTGCCGGCGGGTCTCAAGCACGAGGACGACGTCATCGTGATGGTGCACGGCTTCTTCGCGAGCGCGGGCGTGTGGCGTCCGATGAAGCGCGCGCTCGCGTACGGCACCGGCGCGCAGGTCGCGAGCTTCTCGCACGCGCCCGGCGTCGGCGTCGACCGCATCGCGCGGAGCCTCGCGCGCCTCGTCGAGCGCGTGCCGGCGGGGTGCCGCGTGCATCTCATCGGGCACAGCCTCGGCGGCCTCGTCGCGCGCCACTACGTGCAGGAGCTCGGCGGCCACACGCGCGTCGCGCAGACGATCTCGCTCGGCTCGCCGTTCGGCGGCACCACGCGGGCCCATCCCTTCCCCTTCCTCGTCGGCCGCGATCTCTCGCATCGCTCGCCGCTGCTCGCGCGCCTCCGCGAGCGCGCGCACGTGCACGACGTCCCGCACACGTCCTTCGTCGGCGACGGCGACATCATGGTCGTCCCCGCCGAGAGCGCGGTCTTCCCGCGCGGCGACGTCGTCGTGCTCCCCAAGTGCGGGCACAACACGCTCCTCTTCCATCGCGAGTCGATCGCGCAGGTCGTCGACCGCGTGCGCGCGGTGCAAGAGCAGGCCCGCCGCCTCCGCGAAGGCTGA
- a CDS encoding trypsin-like serine protease yields the protein MTLRPAIVGGAPSDASQDAVVFLFHYDAAADRATPCTGTLVAPRLVLTARHCVSAGGGGAIACTSDGTQLGGGAIGADFAAPDIHVYAGRERPPFTRQAPRDIDPARWTPAARGAALFHDGARTLCDHDLALVLLDAPIADVPLAPLRLDRDARAGELVVAIGYGKASAEYEPARQERRDVPVKKVGPDDAHPVLGRSELAFPESICEGDSGGPLLAQDSGAIVGIVSRGVTGDPVPDRPGDHCLDVDNIATKLPPFRGVIDRAFQAAGATPLEEPEPPGGCFECAAARGHAAPDLALVLATVIVLYVVTARSSRSGTAR from the coding sequence TTGACGCTCCGTCCGGCGATCGTCGGCGGAGCTCCGTCGGACGCGTCGCAGGACGCCGTCGTCTTCCTCTTCCACTACGACGCCGCCGCCGATCGCGCGACCCCGTGCACCGGCACGCTCGTCGCGCCGCGGCTCGTGCTCACCGCGCGTCACTGCGTCTCGGCCGGCGGCGGCGGCGCGATCGCGTGCACGAGCGACGGCACGCAGCTCGGGGGCGGCGCGATCGGCGCCGACTTCGCCGCGCCCGACATCCACGTCTACGCTGGCCGCGAGCGCCCGCCCTTCACGCGCCAGGCGCCGCGCGACATCGATCCGGCGCGCTGGACGCCGGCGGCGCGGGGCGCGGCGCTGTTCCACGACGGCGCGCGCACGCTCTGCGATCACGACCTCGCGCTCGTCCTCCTCGACGCGCCGATCGCGGACGTCCCGCTCGCGCCGCTCCGCCTCGATCGCGACGCGCGCGCCGGCGAGCTCGTCGTCGCGATCGGGTACGGCAAGGCGTCCGCCGAGTACGAGCCCGCGCGGCAAGAGCGGCGCGACGTGCCGGTGAAGAAGGTCGGACCCGACGACGCGCACCCGGTCCTCGGCCGGAGCGAGCTCGCGTTCCCGGAGTCGATCTGCGAGGGCGACAGCGGCGGTCCGCTCCTCGCGCAGGACTCCGGCGCGATCGTCGGGATCGTGTCGCGCGGCGTCACCGGCGATCCGGTCCCCGATCGCCCGGGCGATCACTGCCTCGACGTCGACAACATCGCGACGAAGCTCCCGCCCTTCCGCGGCGTGATCGATCGCGCGTTCCAGGCCGCGGGCGCGACCCCGCTCGAGGAGCCGGAGCCGCCGGGAGGGTGCTTCGAATGTGCGGCCGCGCGCGGGCACGCCGCGCCGGATCTCGCGCTCGTGCTCGCGACGGTGATCGTCCTCTACGTCGTTACTGCGCGCAGTTCTCGAAGCGGAACTGCGCGGTGA
- a CDS encoding tetratricopeptide repeat protein, with the protein MERDAAKWAAVEEATELLHEERYKEALEELRAVLAKDPENHYAYFYLGQTFYEIGEMPPARDAYQAALKLAPQHLGARVALTHVLRKLGESRGAVAEGLVALEQAPTDGEVLYALGLAYLARGDDVSARRHLEAFLRSKPELETRMEVEGLLMSMDGGPGRQPN; encoded by the coding sequence ATGGAGCGCGACGCCGCGAAGTGGGCCGCAGTCGAAGAAGCCACCGAGCTCCTCCACGAGGAGCGTTACAAGGAGGCGCTCGAGGAGCTCCGCGCCGTCCTCGCGAAGGATCCGGAGAACCACTACGCGTATTTCTACCTCGGCCAGACCTTCTACGAGATCGGCGAGATGCCGCCGGCGCGCGACGCGTACCAAGCGGCGCTCAAGCTCGCGCCGCAGCACCTCGGCGCGCGCGTCGCGCTCACGCACGTGCTGCGGAAGCTCGGCGAGTCGCGCGGGGCGGTCGCGGAGGGCCTCGTCGCGCTCGAGCAAGCGCCGACCGACGGCGAGGTGCTCTACGCGCTCGGCCTCGCGTACCTCGCGCGCGGCGACGACGTCTCCGCGCGTCGCCACCTCGAGGCGTTCCTCCGATCGAAGCCGGAGCTCGAGACGCGGATGGAGGTCGAGGGCCTCCTGATGAGCATGGACGGCGGGCCGGGGCGGCAGCCGAATTGA
- a CDS encoding acyl-CoA thioesterase produces MPLTPTHTIAVTVADGDIDELEHANNVAYVRWLQDVAVAHSAAVGLDFEAYRRIGGVFVVRRQEIDYLRPVVRGARLEVRTWIDSAMAAKCVRATEIVDEHGTTVLRAKTTWGYVDLATARPARIPQAIRDAFMFGRGPESRDAEPRDAEARAAEACDDA; encoded by the coding sequence ATGCCGCTTACGCCCACCCACACGATCGCGGTGACCGTCGCCGACGGCGACATCGACGAGCTCGAGCACGCGAACAACGTGGCCTACGTGCGCTGGCTGCAAGACGTCGCCGTCGCGCACTCCGCCGCGGTGGGCCTCGACTTCGAGGCGTACCGGCGCATCGGCGGCGTGTTCGTCGTGCGGCGCCAGGAGATCGACTACCTGCGTCCCGTCGTTCGCGGCGCGCGTCTCGAGGTGCGCACCTGGATCGACAGCGCGATGGCGGCGAAGTGCGTCCGCGCGACCGAGATCGTCGACGAGCACGGCACGACCGTCCTTCGCGCCAAGACGACGTGGGGCTACGTCGACCTCGCGACCGCACGTCCCGCCCGCATCCCGCAAGCGATCCGCGACGCCTTCATGTTCGGACGCGGCCCCGAATCACGCGACGCCGAACCGCGCGACGCCGAAGCGCGCGCCGCCGAAGCGTGCGACGACGCGTGA